In one window of uncultured Acetobacteroides sp. DNA:
- the guaA gene encoding glutamine-hydrolyzing GMP synthase: MQEKILILDFGSQYTQLIARRVRELNVYCEIHPYNHFPALDSSVRGVILSGSPFSVRDKDAPVPDLETIKGKVPLLGVCYGAQFLSHYYGGEVKASNSREYGRAKLTHVVDDDPLFHTISHQSQVWMSHGDTIVSIPDTYNIVASTHDVKVAGYKIEGEETWGIQFHPEVYHSTEGLQLLKNFVAGICGCSMDWTPASYVETTVNSLREQLGNDKVILALSGGVDSTVAGVLLQKAIGANLTCIFVDNGLLRKDEFTSVMEAYKILGLNVIGVDARHKFWNDLKGETDPEGKRKIIGRDFIEVFDVEAHKIQDVKWLAQGTIYPDVIESVSVNGPSATIKSHHNVGGLPDKMNLKVVEPLRLLFKDEVRRVGRQLEIPAMFLERHPFPGPGLGIRILGEVTEEKVALLQEADHIFIQGLRDADLYKEVWQAGVMLLPVQSVGVMGDERTYEFVVALRAVTSTDGMTADWAHLPYEFLAKVSNDIINKVRGINRVVYDISSKPPATIEWE, translated from the coding sequence ATGCAAGAGAAAATTTTAATTCTTGATTTTGGGTCGCAGTACACCCAGCTTATTGCACGCCGTGTGCGCGAGCTTAATGTTTACTGCGAAATCCATCCTTACAACCACTTTCCTGCGCTCGACTCGTCGGTGAGGGGGGTGATTCTGTCGGGAAGTCCATTTTCGGTGCGCGATAAAGATGCGCCAGTGCCCGATTTGGAAACCATAAAAGGTAAGGTGCCACTCCTTGGCGTTTGCTACGGAGCGCAGTTTCTATCGCACTACTACGGTGGCGAGGTTAAGGCCTCGAACAGCCGCGAGTATGGACGTGCTAAGCTTACCCATGTGGTTGATGACGATCCTCTTTTCCACACCATCAGCCACCAATCGCAGGTGTGGATGTCGCATGGCGATACCATCGTATCGATCCCTGATACCTACAACATTGTTGCCAGCACGCACGACGTGAAGGTGGCTGGCTACAAGATCGAAGGGGAGGAAACCTGGGGTATTCAGTTCCACCCCGAGGTGTACCACAGCACCGAAGGCTTGCAGCTGCTCAAGAACTTTGTAGCTGGTATCTGCGGCTGCTCTATGGATTGGACTCCTGCTTCGTACGTGGAGACTACCGTAAACTCGCTTCGCGAGCAGCTGGGTAACGATAAGGTTATCCTTGCCCTTTCGGGTGGGGTGGATTCTACCGTTGCCGGCGTTCTTCTTCAAAAGGCTATTGGCGCTAATCTAACCTGTATCTTTGTTGATAACGGCTTGCTCCGTAAGGACGAGTTTACGAGCGTTATGGAGGCCTACAAGATTCTTGGGCTAAACGTTATTGGCGTTGATGCTCGCCACAAGTTCTGGAACGACCTTAAGGGCGAAACCGATCCTGAAGGAAAGCGTAAGATTATTGGTCGCGACTTCATCGAGGTGTTCGATGTAGAGGCGCACAAGATACAAGATGTAAAGTGGCTGGCTCAGGGCACCATCTACCCCGATGTTATCGAGTCGGTGTCGGTAAATGGCCCATCGGCGACCATTAAGTCGCACCACAACGTGGGTGGACTACCCGATAAGATGAACCTTAAGGTGGTTGAGCCGCTTCGCCTTTTATTTAAGGATGAGGTTCGTCGTGTAGGCCGTCAGCTGGAGATTCCTGCTATGTTCCTCGAACGCCATCCTTTCCCAGGTCCCGGTCTTGGAATCCGTATTCTAGGCGAGGTTACCGAGGAGAAGGTTGCCCTACTTCAGGAGGCCGACCATATCTTTATCCAAGGTTTGCGCGACGCCGATCTTTACAAGGAGGTTTGGCAGGCTGGCGTAATGCTGCTACCCGTACAATCGGTTGGCGTTATGGGCGACGAGCGTACCTACGAGTTTGTGGTGGCGCTTCGTGCGGTAACCTCTACCGATGGTATGACCGCCGACTGGGCACACCTTCCATACGAGTTTCTTGCAAAGGTATCCAACGATATCATCAACAAGGTGCGCGGGATTAACCGCGTAGTATACGACATCAGCTCGAAACCACCAGCAACTATTGAGTGGGAGTAG
- a CDS encoding ribonuclease Z, producing MEFSVTILGTSSALPTLDRYPTAHALNVHERFFLIDCGEGTQTQLRRNHFKLVRINHIFISHLHGDHIFGIYGLLSTMNLLGRKADLHIYGHRLLKSILDDHLKYFGQEFQYKIEFHEVAVKSKEIIYEDDSLQVEAFPLKHRVSCFGYLFREKAPHRNIHKWMIEKYKLSLAEVVRIRNGADLMLDNGEVIPNESLTYLPYEPRSYAFCSDTAYSNRVHEYVKDVDLLYHEATFTEELKKMAAQTGHSTAKQAAKIARLANAKKLVVGHFSSRYKDYSVFLREAKEEFENVELAKEGSTFAIELKRFKD from the coding sequence GTGGAGTTTAGCGTCACTATCCTAGGAACAAGTTCGGCTCTGCCGACTTTAGACCGATATCCAACCGCTCATGCGCTCAACGTGCATGAGCGGTTTTTTTTAATTGATTGCGGAGAGGGAACCCAAACCCAGCTACGTCGTAACCATTTTAAGCTGGTACGGATAAATCACATCTTTATCAGCCACCTGCATGGCGACCATATCTTTGGCATTTACGGTTTGCTATCAACCATGAACCTGCTTGGGCGCAAGGCTGACTTGCACATCTACGGGCATCGCCTACTAAAGAGTATTCTTGACGATCATCTGAAGTACTTCGGACAGGAGTTTCAGTATAAGATAGAATTCCACGAGGTAGCGGTGAAGTCGAAGGAGATTATTTATGAGGATGATTCGTTGCAGGTAGAGGCTTTCCCGCTTAAGCATCGGGTGTCGTGCTTTGGATACCTGTTTAGGGAGAAGGCGCCGCACCGTAACATCCACAAGTGGATGATCGAAAAGTACAAGCTGTCGCTGGCCGAGGTGGTGCGAATTAGGAATGGCGCCGACCTCATGCTCGATAATGGTGAGGTGATACCCAACGAGTCGCTAACCTACCTCCCCTACGAACCCCGCTCGTACGCCTTCTGCTCGGATACGGCCTATTCGAACAGGGTACACGAGTACGTTAAGGATGTAGATTTGCTCTACCACGAGGCAACCTTCACCGAGGAGCTTAAGAAGATGGCTGCCCAAACCGGGCATTCCACGGCAAAGCAGGCGGCTAAGATTGCCCGACTGGCAAATGCTAAAAAGCTCGTAGTTGGCCACTTCTCTTCCAGATATAAGGATTATTCGGTATTTTTGCGCGAGGCTAAAGAGGAGTTCGAGAATGTCGAACTGGCAAAAGAAGGATCAACCTTCGCTATTGAACTGAAACGATTTAAGGACTAA
- a CDS encoding STAS domain-containing protein has translation MNLNIEKLPEYTMIKVVDSKLDTNIAPDLKSELVVIAGNGESNIVLDLSNCQYCDSSGLSAILVANRLCKNANGTFVLTGLTETVDQLVKLSQLDTVLNIAGTPEEVRSFFQNSAV, from the coding sequence ATGAATTTGAATATTGAAAAATTGCCCGAATACACCATGATTAAGGTGGTGGATTCTAAGCTTGACACCAACATCGCTCCTGATTTAAAGTCGGAGTTGGTGGTTATTGCAGGCAATGGAGAATCTAATATAGTTCTCGATCTGAGCAATTGCCAGTATTGTGATTCGTCGGGGTTAAGCGCTATTCTCGTTGCTAACCGTTTGTGCAAAAATGCAAATGGAACCTTTGTTTTGACAGGTTTAACCGAAACCGTAGATCAGCTGGTTAAGCTATCGCAGCTCGATACCGTACTTAACATTGCTGGAACTCCGGAGGAAGTTAGGTCGTTCTTTCAAAACTCAGCAGTTTAG
- the rpsA gene encoding 30S ribosomal protein S1: MANNEEILREEGNAKQFATKNASIPVDQFDWDAFESEEGLYDDTKESILTKYDQTLSNVAVNEVVDGTVIAMNKREVVVNIGYKSDGVVSLNEFRYNPELKIGDVVEVYVESQEDKKGQLNLSHKKARVLRSWDRVNEALDKDEVIKGYIKCRTRGGMIVDVFGIEAFLPGSQIDVKPIRDYDVYVGKTMEFKVVKINHEFKNVVVSHKALIEEELEQQKKDIIAKLEKGQVLEGTVKNITSYGVFIDLGGVDGLIHITDLSWGRVNHPEEIVELDQKLNVVILDFDDAKKRIALGLKQLTAHPWDSLDANLKVGDKVKGKVVVMADYGAFVEIATGVEGLIHVSEMSWSQHLRSAQEFLKVGDEVEAVILTLDREERKMSLGIKQLRQDPWENIDEKYAVNSKHTARVRNFTNFGVFVEIEEGVDGLIHISDLSWTKKVKHPSEFTSIGAEIEVVVLEIDKENRRLSLGHKQLEENPWDVFETVFTVDSIHEGTIVELEDKGARIALPYGVDGFATPKHLTKEDGTPAKLEEKLEFKVIEFNKGAKRIIVSHSRTFEDAKKSEGADKKAKPAGAQKSTVKKVKTNVENKPTTTLGDIDALAALKSEMEGKANAAEE; the protein is encoded by the coding sequence ATGGCAAACAATGAAGAAATCCTTCGTGAAGAAGGTAACGCAAAGCAATTTGCAACAAAGAACGCTTCTATTCCTGTAGATCAATTCGATTGGGATGCGTTCGAATCAGAAGAAGGTCTGTACGACGATACTAAGGAGAGCATCCTTACAAAGTACGACCAAACACTTTCTAACGTTGCAGTTAACGAAGTAGTTGACGGTACCGTTATCGCAATGAACAAGCGCGAAGTTGTAGTTAACATTGGCTACAAGTCGGATGGCGTTGTTTCGCTAAACGAATTCCGCTACAACCCAGAGCTTAAAATTGGCGATGTCGTAGAAGTTTACGTAGAAAGCCAAGAAGACAAAAAAGGTCAGCTTAACCTTTCACACAAAAAAGCAAGAGTTCTCCGCTCTTGGGATCGTGTTAACGAGGCTCTTGACAAGGACGAAGTTATCAAGGGTTACATCAAGTGCCGCACCCGTGGTGGTATGATCGTTGACGTATTTGGTATCGAAGCATTCCTTCCAGGTTCTCAAATCGATGTTAAGCCAATCCGCGATTACGATGTTTACGTAGGTAAGACTATGGAATTCAAGGTCGTTAAGATCAACCACGAGTTCAAGAACGTTGTAGTTTCTCACAAGGCTCTTATCGAGGAAGAACTTGAACAACAAAAGAAAGACATCATCGCTAAGCTTGAAAAGGGTCAAGTACTTGAAGGAACCGTTAAGAACATCACTTCTTACGGTGTATTCATCGACCTTGGTGGCGTAGATGGTCTTATCCATATCACCGACCTATCTTGGGGTCGTGTTAATCACCCAGAAGAAATTGTTGAGCTAGATCAAAAACTTAACGTTGTTATCCTTGACTTCGATGACGCTAAGAAGCGTATTGCCCTTGGTCTTAAGCAACTTACTGCTCATCCATGGGATTCTCTTGATGCTAACCTTAAGGTTGGTGACAAGGTTAAGGGTAAAGTTGTGGTTATGGCTGACTACGGTGCATTCGTTGAGATTGCAACTGGCGTTGAAGGTCTTATCCACGTTTCTGAAATGTCTTGGTCTCAGCACCTACGTAGCGCACAAGAATTCCTTAAGGTGGGCGACGAAGTTGAAGCTGTTATCCTTACCCTCGATCGCGAAGAGCGCAAGATGTCGCTTGGTATCAAGCAACTTCGTCAAGATCCATGGGAAAACATCGACGAAAAGTACGCTGTTAACTCTAAGCACACCGCTCGCGTTCGTAACTTCACCAACTTTGGTGTATTTGTTGAGATCGAAGAGGGCGTAGATGGCTTAATCCATATCTCTGACCTTTCTTGGACTAAGAAGGTTAAGCACCCATCTGAGTTCACCTCAATTGGAGCTGAAATCGAAGTTGTAGTTCTTGAAATCGATAAGGAAAACCGTCGTTTGAGCCTTGGTCACAAGCAACTTGAAGAAAACCCATGGGATGTATTCGAAACTGTATTCACCGTTGATTCTATCCATGAAGGTACTATCGTTGAGCTAGAAGATAAGGGTGCACGTATCGCTCTTCCTTACGGTGTTGATGGTTTTGCTACTCCTAAGCATCTAACTAAGGAAGATGGAACTCCTGCTAAGCTAGAAGAGAAGCTTGAGTTCAAGGTTATCGAATTCAATAAGGGTGCTAAGAGAATCATCGTTTCTCACAGCCGTACTTTCGAGGACGCTAAGAAGTCGGAAGGCGCTGATAAGAAGGCAAAGCCTGCCGGTGCTCAAAAGTCTACAGTTAAGAAGGTGAAGACTAACGTTGAGAATAAGCCAACAACTACGCTTGGTGATATCGATGCTCTAGCCGCTCTTAAGTCTGAGATGGAAGGCAAGGCTAACGCTGCTGAGGAATAG
- a CDS encoding UDP-glucose/GDP-mannose dehydrogenase family protein gives MKIAVVGTGYVGLVSGTCFAETGTIVTCVDVNEKKISQLNSGIIPIYEPGLENMVKRNVEKQRLFFTTNLKDAMVGAEAIFIAVGTPPDEDGSADLKHVLTVASEIGRNLQVYTVVVNKSTVPVGTAQKVKNVIKQELEKRGVNIPFDVASNPEFLKEGNAIDDFLKPDRIVVGTESEEAQKLMGKLYKPFLLNGHPIVFMDLLSSELTKYAANAMLATKISFINDIANLCEIVGADVNLVRKGIGSDSRIGNKFIYAGAGYGGSCFPKDVKALIKTAQDHNHTLEILKSVESVNERQKQIVYHRVKDFFNGNLKGKKIAMWGLSFKPNTDDMREAPSVVIIESLLKDGATVSAYDPVAINEAKRILGDTIQYATSPYEATKNADALILITEWSEFRIINFEELEKNMNQKVIFDGRNIYDPEEMRERGYVYYSIGRKPINGPK, from the coding sequence ATGAAAATAGCAGTTGTGGGAACCGGATACGTTGGGCTGGTAAGCGGAACCTGCTTTGCAGAAACCGGCACTATCGTTACCTGTGTTGATGTAAACGAGAAGAAAATATCGCAGCTTAATAGCGGCATCATTCCAATTTACGAGCCAGGTCTTGAGAATATGGTTAAGCGCAACGTCGAAAAGCAGCGCCTATTCTTTACCACCAACCTTAAAGATGCCATGGTTGGCGCCGAAGCAATCTTCATTGCTGTTGGAACGCCACCCGACGAGGATGGAAGCGCCGACCTAAAGCACGTATTGACAGTTGCCTCTGAAATAGGAAGGAACCTTCAAGTCTATACTGTTGTTGTAAACAAGAGCACCGTACCCGTTGGTACAGCGCAAAAGGTAAAAAATGTAATTAAGCAGGAACTCGAAAAGCGAGGCGTAAATATTCCATTCGATGTGGCATCAAACCCTGAGTTTTTAAAAGAAGGTAACGCCATCGACGACTTCCTGAAACCCGATCGAATTGTTGTGGGCACAGAATCGGAAGAGGCTCAAAAGCTGATGGGTAAGCTCTACAAGCCATTCTTGCTAAACGGACATCCTATCGTATTCATGGATCTACTATCGTCAGAGCTAACCAAGTATGCCGCAAATGCCATGCTGGCTACCAAGATCAGCTTCATTAACGACATAGCTAACCTATGCGAGATTGTAGGTGCCGACGTAAACCTTGTCCGTAAGGGTATTGGATCAGATTCCCGCATTGGCAATAAGTTTATCTACGCCGGTGCTGGTTACGGTGGCAGCTGCTTCCCTAAAGATGTTAAAGCGCTAATCAAGACCGCACAGGATCACAACCACACGCTCGAGATTCTAAAATCGGTTGAGAGCGTGAACGAAAGACAAAAGCAGATTGTTTACCATAGGGTTAAAGACTTCTTCAACGGTAATCTAAAAGGTAAGAAGATTGCCATGTGGGGACTCTCGTTTAAGCCCAACACCGACGATATGCGCGAAGCACCATCGGTGGTAATAATCGAAAGCCTCCTTAAAGATGGAGCAACGGTTTCGGCATACGACCCTGTTGCCATAAACGAGGCAAAACGAATCCTTGGCGACACCATTCAATACGCAACATCGCCCTACGAGGCCACCAAGAATGCAGATGCGCTAATCCTGATTACCGAATGGTCGGAGTTCAGGATCATCAACTTCGAGGAACTGGAGAAGAATATGAACCAAAAGGTGATCTTCGATGGACGTAACATCTACGACCCAGAGGAGATGCGCGAAAGAGGATACGTTTACTACAGCATAGGCAGAAAGCCCATCAACGGACCGAAATAG
- a CDS encoding UDP-glucuronic acid decarboxylase family protein produces MRQKRILVTGGAGFLGSHLCERLLNDGHDVICLDNFFTGSKGNVVHLLNNPFFELVRHDVIAPYYAEVDEIYNLACPASPIHYQYNPIKTVKTSVMGAINMLGLAKRVKAKILQASTSEVYGDPLVHPQLEEYWGNVNPIGKRSCYDEGKRCAETLFMNYHYQNDVRVKIVRIFNTYGPRMKEADGRVVSNFIIQALRNEDITVYGNGLQTRSFQYVDDLVEGLIRMMATNDDVTGPINLGNPTEFSILELAQKVIELTNSKSKIVFEPLPSDDPIQRQPSIEKAKAMLGGWEPSIQLDDGLRKTIEYFKNTL; encoded by the coding sequence ATGAGACAAAAAAGGATATTAGTAACAGGAGGTGCCGGATTCCTTGGCTCGCATCTTTGCGAGCGCCTGCTAAACGATGGGCATGATGTAATCTGCCTCGACAACTTCTTTACAGGCTCTAAGGGGAACGTAGTTCATCTCCTGAATAATCCTTTTTTCGAGCTGGTTCGACACGATGTTATTGCCCCTTACTACGCCGAGGTAGACGAGATCTACAACCTTGCCTGCCCAGCATCGCCCATCCACTACCAGTACAACCCTATTAAAACGGTAAAAACATCGGTGATGGGCGCCATCAACATGTTGGGACTGGCAAAAAGAGTAAAGGCAAAAATCCTGCAGGCATCTACCAGCGAGGTTTACGGCGATCCGCTCGTACATCCGCAGCTAGAGGAGTACTGGGGCAACGTGAACCCGATTGGTAAGCGCTCGTGCTACGACGAGGGCAAGCGCTGCGCCGAAACCCTCTTTATGAACTACCACTACCAAAACGACGTCCGCGTCAAGATCGTCCGTATATTCAACACCTACGGTCCGCGAATGAAGGAGGCAGATGGTAGGGTGGTATCCAACTTCATCATTCAGGCGCTACGCAACGAGGATATCACGGTTTACGGCAATGGGCTGCAGACCCGCAGTTTTCAGTACGTCGATGACTTGGTGGAGGGTTTGATTCGGATGATGGCTACCAACGATGACGTAACCGGACCTATCAACCTTGGCAATCCAACGGAGTTCTCCATCTTGGAGCTAGCCCAAAAGGTTATCGAGCTAACCAACTCCAAATCGAAAATTGTTTTTGAGCCGCTTCCCTCCGACGATCCCATCCAGCGACAACCCAGCATCGAAAAGGCAAAGGCAATGCTGGGAGGCTGGGAACCTAGCATTCAACTAGACGATGGTCTACGAAAAACCATCGAGTACTTTAAAAACACGCTATAA
- the rfbD gene encoding dTDP-4-dehydrorhamnose reductase, with amino-acid sequence MNRETYTVIGCNGQLGSELKELSANLPIDFKFYDYPEIDITKKGELLEILRKDAPTVIINCAAYTAVDKAESEKDAALAVNANGVKNLAEAAEALDAWLIQVSTDYVFDGTSCRPYVETDATNPQSVYGETKLQGEKNATSYNKGIVIRTAWLYSTYGNNFVKTMLRLGKERENLNVVFDQVGTPTYARDLAKAILAAAEKASATNDTNLAGIYHYSNEGVCSWYDFTREIFDIERIACKLSPIETKDYPAPAKRPQFSVFNKNKIKTTFGIEIPHWKHSLMECLSKLNNK; translated from the coding sequence ATGAATAGAGAAACCTATACCGTTATAGGATGCAACGGGCAGCTGGGAAGCGAGCTAAAGGAGCTTTCCGCCAACCTGCCGATTGATTTCAAGTTCTACGACTACCCCGAAATCGATATCACCAAGAAGGGTGAACTGCTGGAAATTCTACGGAAGGATGCGCCAACGGTTATCATCAACTGTGCCGCCTACACGGCTGTTGACAAGGCCGAGAGCGAAAAGGATGCGGCGCTTGCCGTAAACGCCAATGGAGTAAAGAACCTTGCCGAGGCTGCCGAGGCGCTGGACGCATGGCTGATCCAAGTATCAACCGACTACGTGTTCGATGGCACCAGCTGCCGCCCCTACGTGGAGACCGATGCCACCAACCCGCAATCGGTGTACGGAGAGACAAAGCTGCAGGGCGAGAAAAACGCTACATCATATAATAAAGGTATTGTGATTCGTACCGCGTGGCTCTACTCCACCTACGGCAACAACTTCGTGAAGACGATGCTGCGCCTAGGCAAGGAGCGCGAAAACCTAAACGTGGTATTCGACCAAGTTGGAACGCCAACCTACGCCCGCGACTTGGCCAAAGCCATTCTCGCGGCAGCCGAAAAGGCATCGGCCACCAACGATACCAATCTTGCCGGCATCTACCACTACAGCAACGAGGGCGTGTGCAGCTGGTACGACTTTACCCGCGAGATCTTCGACATCGAAAGGATTGCCTGCAAGCTGTCGCCCATCGAAACCAAGGACTACCCTGCCCCTGCCAAGCGCCCGCAGTTTAGCGTCTTCAACAAAAATAAGATAAAGACCACCTTTGGCATCGAGATTCCGCACTGGAAGCACAGCTTAATGGAGTGTTTGAGTAAACTAAATAACAAGTAG
- a CDS encoding phospho-sugar mutase — MSNAIEPQIAEKAMVWINGSYDEATKKEVKRLMDEDPQELKESFYQSLEFGTGGLRGIMGVGTNRMNIYTVGMATQGLANYIKTQFGSEPVKVAIAHDSRNNSRLFAETTAKIFAANDITAYLFESLRPTPELSFAIRELGCKAGVVVTASHNPKEYNGYKVYWSDGAQIIAPHDKNIIAEVNKISSVDEVKFEGGNGKIEIIGEEIDRKYIDKLATLTLSPEIIKKHADLKIVYTPIHGTGAKLVPPTLSRFGFKNIIHIPEQDVADGNFPTVKSPNPEESSALAMAIEKAKAENADIVLATDPDADRVGVAVKTADGSFELLNGNQTASLLFYYMLNRWKENGLLQGKEYIVKTIVTTNLLADIAKSYGVEVFNVLTGFKFIADIIGKNEGKKKFIVGGEESYGYLAGEFVRDKDAVIACALIAETTAWAKELGKTLDQLLKEIYVKYGFYKEQLLSVTKKGISGQEEIKQMMADFRSTPPTTIAGSKVTLVHDYKVGETLDLATGSRSAIDLPKSDVLQFVTADGTIVSVRPSGTEPKIKFYFGVKGSLASVADYGKVNAELDAKVQQIIAELKLK; from the coding sequence ATGAGCAATGCAATTGAGCCACAGATTGCCGAAAAGGCAATGGTTTGGATAAACGGCAGCTACGACGAAGCTACCAAGAAAGAGGTTAAGCGCCTGATGGACGAAGATCCCCAGGAGTTAAAGGAATCGTTCTACCAAAGCCTAGAGTTCGGCACCGGCGGCCTACGCGGCATTATGGGCGTGGGTACCAACCGCATGAACATCTACACCGTTGGTATGGCAACTCAAGGCTTGGCCAACTACATCAAGACACAGTTTGGCAGCGAGCCAGTAAAGGTGGCCATTGCCCACGACAGCCGCAACAACAGCCGCCTGTTTGCCGAAACTACCGCTAAGATCTTCGCCGCAAACGACATCACCGCATACCTGTTCGAGAGCCTACGCCCAACCCCCGAGCTGAGCTTCGCCATCCGCGAGCTGGGCTGCAAGGCGGGCGTGGTGGTTACCGCATCGCACAACCCCAAGGAGTACAACGGCTACAAGGTGTACTGGAGCGACGGCGCGCAGATCATCGCCCCACACGATAAGAACATCATCGCCGAGGTGAACAAGATTAGCAGCGTGGACGAGGTGAAGTTCGAAGGCGGCAACGGCAAGATTGAGATCATCGGCGAGGAGATCGACCGCAAGTACATCGATAAGCTGGCTACGCTTACGCTATCGCCCGAAATCATTAAAAAGCATGCCGACCTGAAGATTGTGTACACCCCCATCCACGGAACGGGCGCCAAGCTGGTACCGCCAACGCTGTCCCGCTTCGGCTTCAAGAATATCATCCACATCCCCGAGCAGGACGTGGCCGACGGCAACTTCCCAACCGTTAAGTCGCCCAACCCCGAGGAGAGCAGCGCCCTAGCAATGGCTATCGAAAAGGCTAAGGCCGAAAATGCCGACATCGTGCTGGCTACCGACCCCGATGCCGACCGCGTGGGCGTGGCCGTAAAAACCGCCGATGGCAGCTTCGAGCTCCTCAACGGCAACCAAACCGCCTCGCTCCTCTTCTACTACATGCTGAATAGGTGGAAGGAGAATGGGCTGCTACAGGGCAAGGAGTACATCGTTAAGACGATTGTGACCACCAACCTGCTGGCCGATATCGCCAAGAGCTACGGCGTGGAGGTGTTCAACGTGCTCACCGGGTTCAAGTTCATCGCCGACATCATCGGCAAGAACGAGGGCAAGAAGAAGTTCATCGTGGGTGGCGAGGAGAGCTACGGCTACCTGGCTGGCGAGTTCGTGCGCGACAAGGATGCGGTGATTGCCTGCGCCCTGATCGCCGAAACCACCGCTTGGGCCAAGGAGCTGGGTAAGACCCTCGACCAGCTGCTGAAGGAGATCTACGTGAAGTACGGCTTCTACAAGGAGCAGCTGCTGTCGGTTACCAAGAAGGGCATCAGCGGGCAGGAGGAGATCAAGCAAATGATGGCCGACTTCCGCAGCACACCACCTACGACCATCGCCGGATCGAAGGTAACCCTGGTGCACGACTACAAGGTCGGCGAAACGCTCGACCTGGCCACCGGCAGCCGCAGCGCCATCGACCTGCCCAAGTCCGACGTGCTACAGTTCGTCACCGCCGACGGCACCATCGTATCGGTACGCCCATCGGGCACCGAGCCTAAGATTAAGTTCTACTTTGGCGTTAAGGGTAGCCTAGCCAGCGTTGCCGACTACGGCAAGGTGAACGCCGAACTCGACGCCAAGGTGCAGCAGATTATTGCCGAGTTGAAGCTGAAGTAG
- a CDS encoding secondary thiamine-phosphate synthase enzyme YjbQ: MMPAVPVLHRWHLLALQHPTTPSGMQNGLSQRCGNKICMHNGQPQTCDRQKCIHNGPLQTRSRQLYMHNWVLQSCGKQFCMHIGNGQILMEIWSLQCCGRQILIGIWSLQTCGKQILMGILVLQTCDRQIPIGNGALQTCDSQISIGIAPTDPRMAPSPLRASHLLVHLPRNHQKKTLKAYRPMKSYRKELWFETHRRRQFINITPTIEECLRESGIREGLLLCNAMHITSSVFINDDESGLHHDFEVWLERLAPEKPHAQYRHNGYEDNADAHMKRQVMGREVVCAVTNGQLDFGPWEQIFYGEFDGMRRKRVLVKIIGE, translated from the coding sequence ATGATGCCAGCGGTTCCGGTGCTGCACCGCTGGCATCTCTTGGCGCTACAGCACCCCACAACGCCATCAGGCATGCAGAATGGGCTGTCGCAACGCTGCGGCAACAAAATATGCATGCATAACGGGCAGCCGCAGACCTGCGACAGGCAAAAATGTATACATAATGGGCCGCTGCAAACCCGCAGCAGGCAATTATACATGCACAATTGGGTGCTGCAATCCTGCGGTAAGCAATTCTGCATGCATATTGGCAACGGGCAAATCCTCATGGAGATTTGGTCGCTGCAATGCTGCGGCAGGCAAATCCTCATAGGGATTTGGTCGCTGCAAACCTGCGGCAAGCAAATCCTCATGGGGATTTTGGTGCTGCAAACCTGCGACAGGCAAATCCCCATAGGGAATGGGGCGCTGCAAACCTGCGACAGCCAAATCTCCATAGGGATTGCCCCCACAGACCCCAGAATGGCACCAAGCCCCTTGCGGGCAAGCCATTTGTTGGTACATTTGCCGAGAAACCATCAAAAGAAAACCCTAAAAGCATACCGCCCCATGAAATCGTACCGCAAGGAGCTCTGGTTCGAGACGCACCGCCGCCGCCAATTCATCAACATCACCCCCACCATCGAGGAGTGCCTGCGCGAGAGCGGCATCCGCGAGGGGCTGCTGCTGTGCAACGCCATGCACATCACCTCTTCTGTCTTTATTAATGATGATGAGAGCGGCCTGCACCACGACTTCGAGGTGTGGCTCGAGCGGCTGGCCCCCGAGAAGCCCCACGCCCAGTACCGCCACAACGGCTACGAGGATAACGCCGACGCCCACATGAAGCGCCAGGTGATGGGCCGCGAGGTGGTGTGCGCCGTCACCAACGGCCAGCTGGACTTCGGCCCCTGGGAGCAGATCTTCTACGGCGAGTTCGACGGCATGCGCCGCAAGCGGGTGCTGGTAAAGATTATTGGGGAGTAG